A single window of Granulicella cerasi DNA harbors:
- the pheT gene encoding phenylalanine--tRNA ligase subunit beta codes for MNLITPWIRSFLPELPVSDRQLAEDLTLRGIAVEGEFPFADGKGTRFEMDITTNRVDAMNHYGVAREVAAIYNVPLKPLTDALAAPVQQSREGAGYPVRIEAEDLCGRFTTRVIRGVTVKPASGLIAEYFAALGQKPISGPVDVTNFGWLAMGQPTHVFDLDKIEGAIVVRRAKAGEKLRLLDGTEKVLVADDLVVADEKKALGLAGVMGGWDSRVTEETKNILVEAAWFEPATIRASSRRHGLHTDASHRFERGADFNAAPVANALITRLVLEQAGGEVEGPLVDVTVPALAAKTADRAPIALRVKEVQRHLGTTLDGSELSAELITRYMAALGCVLTPTGAAGEFTAKLPSWRLDLEREIDLIEEVARVYGYNRFADTLPTFAGEVVDLPHAEQEAAIRTTLRALGFSEAITSTFVSAEAAALFASAPAVPMGNPLSEEAGMLRPALTANMTAALALNLNRDVEAVRLFELGTIFLGSTAEVREQQSLSLGLTGNARATALYTAADALFYEAKGAIEAVLAKFAGTVSFSAENLPSWIEAGRGANALLDGKIVASFGELNAAEAQRRKLKQTCVLAEVAAQTLLETPLRKPVIRDLSRFQSVARDFSFVFPDSVQWSAVSGAIEGLQINELTSVTPGEIFRDAKGKAVAAGSYSLLVRVSLQSPERTLTEEEISGASEKIVATLKNLGGTQRA; via the coding sequence ATGAACCTGATTACGCCTTGGATTCGCTCGTTTCTGCCTGAACTTCCGGTCTCCGACCGCCAGCTTGCCGAGGACCTCACCCTCCGCGGCATCGCCGTCGAAGGCGAGTTCCCCTTTGCCGATGGCAAGGGCACGCGCTTTGAGATGGACATCACCACCAACCGCGTCGACGCGATGAACCACTACGGCGTCGCGCGCGAAGTGGCCGCTATCTACAACGTGCCGCTGAAGCCGCTGACCGACGCGCTCGCCGCTCCGGTGCAGCAGTCGCGCGAAGGCGCAGGCTACCCCGTTCGCATTGAGGCAGAAGACCTCTGCGGTCGCTTCACCACGCGCGTCATTCGCGGCGTCACCGTGAAGCCTGCGTCGGGTCTCATCGCCGAGTATTTTGCGGCGCTCGGCCAGAAGCCGATCTCTGGCCCGGTGGACGTGACGAATTTTGGCTGGCTCGCGATGGGCCAGCCCACGCATGTGTTTGACCTCGACAAGATCGAAGGCGCGATCGTTGTACGCCGCGCCAAAGCTGGTGAAAAGCTGCGGCTGCTTGACGGCACCGAGAAGGTGCTCGTCGCCGATGACCTCGTGGTGGCCGATGAGAAGAAGGCGCTTGGCCTTGCCGGCGTAATGGGCGGATGGGATTCGCGCGTCACCGAGGAGACGAAGAACATTCTCGTCGAGGCCGCGTGGTTCGAGCCTGCGACGATTCGCGCCAGTTCGCGTCGTCACGGTCTGCATACCGATGCTTCGCATCGCTTTGAGCGCGGCGCTGACTTCAACGCCGCGCCGGTGGCGAACGCGCTCATCACGCGCCTGGTGCTCGAGCAGGCTGGCGGCGAAGTCGAAGGCCCGCTCGTCGATGTGACCGTTCCCGCACTCGCCGCGAAGACCGCTGACCGCGCGCCGATTGCGCTGCGCGTGAAAGAAGTGCAGCGTCATCTTGGCACCACGCTCGATGGGAGCGAACTTTCGGCGGAACTCATCACGCGGTACATGGCGGCGCTGGGCTGCGTGCTCACGCCGACCGGCGCGGCAGGTGAATTCACCGCAAAGCTGCCTTCGTGGCGCCTCGATCTTGAGCGCGAAATCGACTTGATCGAAGAGGTCGCGCGCGTCTACGGCTACAACCGTTTCGCGGACACACTGCCGACGTTTGCGGGCGAGGTCGTGGACCTGCCGCACGCCGAGCAGGAAGCCGCGATCCGCACCACGCTGCGCGCGCTGGGCTTCAGCGAAGCGATCACGAGCACCTTCGTTTCAGCAGAGGCAGCTGCGTTGTTTGCGAGCGCGCCTGCGGTGCCGATGGGCAACCCGCTGAGCGAAGAAGCGGGCATGTTGCGCCCTGCGCTCACGGCGAACATGACCGCTGCGCTGGCGCTGAACTTGAACCGCGATGTGGAGGCGGTGCGCTTGTTCGAGCTCGGCACAATCTTCCTCGGCTCGACCGCAGAGGTGCGCGAGCAGCAATCGCTTTCGCTCGGCCTCACCGGCAACGCGCGCGCGACCGCGCTCTACACGGCTGCGGATGCACTCTTTTACGAGGCCAAGGGAGCGATCGAAGCGGTGCTTGCGAAGTTCGCTGGCACGGTGAGTTTCTCAGCGGAGAATCTGCCTTCGTGGATCGAAGCAGGACGCGGCGCAAACGCGCTGCTCGATGGCAAGATCGTCGCAAGCTTTGGCGAACTCAACGCTGCGGAAGCGCAGCGTCGCAAGCTGAAGCAGACCTGCGTGCTCGCTGAAGTAGCCGCGCAAACATTGCTTGAAACGCCGCTGCGCAAGCCGGTAATTCGCGACCTTTCGCGCTTCCAGTCGGTGGCACGCGACTTCTCGTTCGTCTTCCCGGACAGCGTGCAGTGGAGCGCAGTCTCAGGCGCGATCGAAGGCTTGCAGATCAACGAACTCACTTCGGTGACGCCGGGCGAAATCTTCCGCGATGCTAAGGGCAAGGCCGTGGCGGCGGGCAGCTATTCGCTGCTGGTGCGCGTGAGCCTGCAGTCCCCCGAGCGCACGCTGACGGAAGAGGAGATCAGCGGCGCGAGCGAGAAGATCGTCGCGACCTTGAAGAACCTCGGCGGCACGCAGCGCGCGTAA
- a CDS encoding MHYT domain-containing protein, with product MLGYYDWWTISLSYAIAALSGFAAFESVRHARSSQRTTLWILASGLVLGLGIWSMHFVGMLAWVPPFPLYYSVSRTLVSMVASIIASIVAMSLAIGPKRPSKIRLALGSIFVATGICCMHYIGMSAVRFSLPEMWMTSWLIASCVIALAASLTALLLLHWSSRADFDMRHQVAGALVIGLAICGMHYSGMQAMMLEPGTVSLYFPGDASGATLARIGVGNALIFTFLLLVVSYQDRLRLLNLAHDAQINAQEATRVAGQLSAAGRIAASVAHEVNNPLEAVTNLIYLAELSEISPDAASYLQQAQAELRRVAEITTHTLKFYRQPQAAAPASLPELVESVLVLFGKELQRRRITVGKRWSPELPDVECRAGEIRQVIANLVENAMDVMPRGGMLAVSMETKGEFVEVIVTDTGDGIPGEVREKLFEPFFTTKGVGGTGLGLSISAEILERHGGILKFDTRTEAPNQGTTFRILLPIRAAERLNPNAIA from the coding sequence GTGCTCGGTTATTACGATTGGTGGACCATCTCTTTGTCGTACGCCATCGCCGCCCTTTCGGGGTTTGCGGCGTTTGAGTCTGTGCGCCATGCGCGTAGTAGCCAGCGCACCACGCTTTGGATCCTCGCCAGCGGACTCGTGCTCGGACTCGGCATCTGGTCGATGCACTTCGTCGGCATGTTGGCCTGGGTGCCGCCCTTCCCGCTCTACTACTCCGTCAGCCGCACATTGGTCTCGATGGTCGCGTCGATCATCGCTTCCATTGTTGCGATGAGTCTGGCGATCGGGCCGAAGCGCCCCTCGAAGATCCGCCTGGCGCTCGGTTCGATCTTCGTCGCCACGGGCATCTGCTGCATGCATTACATCGGCATGTCTGCGGTGCGCTTCAGCCTGCCGGAGATGTGGATGACCTCGTGGCTCATCGCCTCCTGCGTGATCGCACTCGCCGCCTCGCTCACCGCGCTGCTGCTGCTGCACTGGAGCAGCCGCGCAGACTTCGACATGCGCCACCAGGTAGCCGGCGCGCTCGTCATCGGACTCGCCATTTGCGGCATGCACTACAGCGGTATGCAGGCCATGATGCTCGAGCCCGGAACGGTATCGCTGTACTTCCCCGGCGATGCTTCCGGCGCGACGTTGGCGCGCATCGGCGTGGGCAACGCGCTCATCTTTACCTTCCTGCTGCTTGTGGTTTCTTATCAGGACCGCCTTCGCCTGCTGAACCTTGCGCACGATGCGCAGATCAACGCGCAGGAGGCCACGCGTGTGGCCGGACAGCTCAGCGCCGCAGGCCGCATCGCCGCCTCAGTCGCGCATGAGGTCAACAACCCGCTCGAGGCTGTGACGAATCTCATCTACCTCGCAGAGTTGAGCGAGATCAGCCCTGATGCGGCTTCTTATCTGCAGCAGGCGCAGGCGGAACTTCGCCGCGTCGCCGAGATCACGACGCACACGCTGAAGTTCTATCGCCAGCCCCAGGCCGCCGCGCCCGCGTCGCTGCCGGAGCTGGTCGAATCAGTGCTGGTGCTCTTTGGCAAGGAGTTGCAGCGCCGCCGCATCACCGTCGGCAAGCGCTGGTCGCCCGAGTTGCCAGATGTGGAGTGCCGCGCAGGCGAAATTCGCCAGGTCATCGCAAACCTCGTGGAGAACGCGATGGACGTGATGCCGCGTGGTGGCATGTTGGCCGTATCCATGGAAACCAAGGGTGAGTTCGTCGAGGTCATCGTCACGGACACCGGTGATGGCATTCCCGGTGAAGTGCGCGAGAAGCTCTTCGAGCCATTCTTCACCACGAAGGGTGTGGGCGGCACAGGGCTTGGCCTGTCGATCAGCGCAGAAATTCTCGAACGCCACGGCGGCATCCTGAAGTTCGACACGCGCACCGAAGCGCCCAACCAGGGCACGACCTTCCGCATCTTGTTGCCGATCCGCGCCGCCGAACGACTGAACCCCAACGCGATCGCTTAA
- a CDS encoding YceI family protein — MKKTILAAAAALILSPAMGAFAQASTWTIDSAHSSASFEIRHMGVSNVRGAISNIKGSVVWDEKDLTKDSVVADLDATTVNTNMDARDKHLKSPDFFNVEKFPTIHFQSKKVTREGGKLVVWGDLTLAGVTKPVKLDVDGPVPPQKGMKGGLVSGFSASTVIKRADFGFGGKYAPPMLGDEVKITIDMEIDKQ; from the coding sequence ATGAAGAAGACGATTCTTGCAGCAGCGGCCGCTCTCATTCTGAGCCCGGCTATGGGTGCTTTCGCGCAGGCGAGCACGTGGACCATCGACTCGGCGCACTCGTCGGCCAGCTTTGAAATCCGCCACATGGGCGTGTCGAACGTGCGTGGCGCGATCTCGAACATCAAGGGCTCGGTCGTTTGGGATGAGAAGGATCTGACCAAGGATTCGGTCGTGGCCGACCTCGACGCGACCACCGTGAACACCAACATGGACGCACGCGACAAGCACCTCAAGTCGCCGGACTTCTTCAACGTCGAGAAGTTCCCGACGATCCACTTCCAGTCCAAGAAGGTGACGCGCGAAGGCGGCAAGCTGGTGGTGTGGGGCGACCTGACCCTGGCTGGCGTGACCAAGCCTGTGAAGCTCGACGTCGACGGCCCCGTTCCCCCGCAGAAGGGCATGAAGGGCGGACTCGTGAGCGGCTTCTCCGCATCGACCGTGATCAAGCGCGCTGACTTCGGCTTCGGCGGCAAGTACGCTCCCCCGATGCTCGGCGACGAAGTGAAGATCACCATCGACATGGAAATCGACAAGCAGTAA
- a CDS encoding amidohydrolase family protein produces the protein MKLIAIEEHFLTPEIRAAWEASAIGTEGTSGFDAGDLEERLNNLAEGRLALMDEAGVEVQVLSVTTPALHNLEPAESIELARQTNDLVAAAIAKHPARFEGFAVLPMAAPEEAARELERCITQLGFKGTMLCGRTRDKNLDHAEFRPVLAMAAKLNAPVFIHPQIPQRAVREALYGGFGEPIDTAFAAFGLGWHYEAGIQFLRLILSGVFDEQPNLQIILGHWGEVVLFYLERLANLSRVAKLQRSVAEYMAQNLYVTPSGMWSEEYLQRALKVVGPERILFSMDFPYQYRPGRSGRTFAENCGLSPEEKELFAHGNWERLTAAIER, from the coding sequence ATGAAGCTGATTGCGATTGAAGAACACTTCCTCACGCCAGAGATTCGCGCTGCATGGGAAGCCTCGGCCATCGGCACCGAAGGCACGTCGGGCTTTGACGCGGGCGATTTGGAAGAGCGGTTGAACAACCTCGCCGAAGGTCGCCTCGCGCTGATGGATGAAGCGGGCGTGGAGGTGCAGGTGCTCTCCGTGACGACACCTGCGCTGCACAATCTGGAGCCAGCGGAAAGCATTGAGCTTGCGCGCCAGACGAACGACCTTGTCGCTGCAGCGATTGCAAAACATCCGGCACGCTTTGAGGGCTTCGCGGTGTTGCCGATGGCTGCCCCGGAAGAAGCTGCGCGCGAGTTGGAACGCTGCATCACGCAACTCGGCTTCAAGGGCACGATGCTCTGCGGTCGCACGCGCGACAAGAACCTCGACCATGCAGAGTTTCGCCCGGTACTGGCCATGGCCGCAAAGCTTAACGCGCCGGTCTTCATTCATCCGCAGATTCCGCAGCGTGCCGTACGCGAGGCTCTCTACGGCGGCTTCGGCGAGCCCATCGACACAGCCTTCGCGGCCTTCGGCCTCGGCTGGCATTATGAGGCGGGCATACAGTTCCTGCGGCTCATCCTCAGCGGCGTCTTCGACGAGCAGCCAAACCTGCAGATCATCCTCGGCCACTGGGGCGAGGTGGTGCTCTTCTACCTCGAGCGTCTGGCGAACCTCTCGCGCGTCGCGAAGCTGCAACGCTCCGTCGCCGAGTACATGGCGCAGAACCTCTATGTCACGCCGAGCGGCATGTGGAGCGAAGAGTATCTGCAGCGCGCGTTGAAGGTCGTCGGCCCCGAACGCATCTTGTTCTCGATGGACTTTCCGTACCAGTACAGGCCGGGTCGCTCGGGGCGTACCTTCGCCGAGAACTGCGGGCTCTCACCCGAGGAGAAAGAGCTCTTCGCGCACGGCAACTGGGAACGCTTGACGGCTGCGATCGAGCGTTAA
- a CDS encoding dipeptidase, with protein MLAAAWSRRRFLGAATLAAGATFAPKAMWAEELDPRVDSIVAKTIGIDTHNHIDLPMTPADLPGPQIDLVGEMSRSGLSAICATFATDYEQGAPYERFETALTAMDKQLELNHMKRALNLVDIRSAHGGGRKTVIQSVEGAHFLEGQLDRLKGAYDRGLRHLGVLHDSDASVPLGDVYTNAPKLNGLTPFGADVIREANRLGMLVDLAHGSKKTTADAVKFSKTPILISHTGPDWRLGSNERMAQMMRPRLISKEHAKLVADAGGAVGVWLHLTDTPLEYAQNLRAMVDVIGVEHVCVGTDTKLTPATPRKFARPANFPKPPQQNGTPPGQNGTQTHAHPGERTNLGWEGETQGFYYVVADAMLKVGFTPEEIAKIGGDNYLRLFEAATQ; from the coding sequence ATGTTGGCAGCAGCGTGGTCACGGCGACGGTTTCTTGGTGCAGCAACATTGGCCGCAGGAGCAACGTTCGCACCGAAGGCGATGTGGGCCGAAGAGCTCGATCCGCGCGTGGACAGCATCGTCGCGAAGACGATCGGTATCGACACGCACAACCACATCGACCTGCCGATGACGCCTGCAGACTTGCCCGGTCCGCAGATCGACCTCGTCGGCGAGATGTCGCGCTCGGGCCTATCGGCCATCTGTGCGACCTTTGCGACGGACTATGAGCAGGGCGCGCCGTATGAGCGCTTTGAAACGGCGTTGACCGCGATGGACAAGCAACTCGAGTTGAACCACATGAAGCGCGCGCTGAACCTGGTCGACATTCGCTCGGCGCACGGCGGCGGACGCAAGACCGTCATCCAGTCCGTCGAAGGCGCACACTTTCTCGAAGGCCAGCTCGATCGCTTGAAGGGTGCTTATGATCGTGGCCTGCGGCATCTTGGCGTTCTTCACGACAGCGACGCCAGCGTGCCGCTGGGCGACGTGTATACGAACGCGCCGAAGCTCAATGGCCTCACGCCGTTCGGTGCGGATGTCATCCGCGAGGCCAATCGCCTGGGCATGTTGGTGGACCTCGCACACGGCAGCAAGAAGACGACCGCCGATGCGGTGAAATTTTCGAAGACGCCGATCCTGATCTCGCATACCGGGCCGGATTGGCGACTGGGCAGCAACGAGCGCATGGCACAGATGATGCGTCCGCGCCTGATCAGCAAGGAGCACGCGAAGCTTGTCGCCGATGCGGGTGGCGCGGTGGGCGTATGGCTGCACCTCACCGACACGCCGCTCGAGTACGCGCAGAACCTGCGTGCGATGGTGGACGTGATCGGCGTCGAGCATGTGTGCGTGGGCACGGACACTAAGCTGACGCCTGCGACGCCGCGCAAATTCGCGCGACCGGCGAACTTCCCCAAGCCGCCGCAGCAGAACGGCACGCCTCCGGGGCAGAACGGCACGCAGACGCATGCACACCCCGGCGAACGCACGAACCTCGGCTGGGAAGGCGAGACGCAGGGCTTCTACTACGTGGTCGCGGACGCAATGCTGAAGGTCGGCTTCACGCCGGAGGAGATCGCGAAGATCGGCGGCGACAACTACCTGCGCTTGTTTGAAGCAGCCACGCAGTAA
- a CDS encoding cell division protein ZapA, with amino-acid sequence MPPKTAAEISRAELEARENGAVVVDIYDQVYQLRGMDPDHIEKLASYVDTKMRQVSAHGATVDSLRVAVLASLNLADELMQLRARYEALVSQMEQSQTTVKSRTGTLNSMLDTLFEDRKVG; translated from the coding sequence ATGCCACCGAAAACCGCCGCCGAGATCAGTCGCGCAGAGCTTGAGGCTCGCGAGAACGGCGCTGTTGTCGTCGACATCTACGACCAGGTCTACCAGCTTCGCGGCATGGACCCCGACCACATCGAAAAGCTTGCGTCCTACGTGGACACGAAGATGCGACAGGTCTCGGCGCACGGCGCGACGGTGGATTCGCTGCGTGTGGCGGTGTTGGCGTCGTTGAATCTTGCGGATGAGCTGATGCAGTTGCGCGCTCGTTACGAGGCGCTGGTATCGCAGATGGAGCAGTCGCAGACCACGGTCAAAAGCCGCACCGGCACGCTGAACAGCATGTTGGACACACTGTTTGAAGACCGCAAGGTCGGCTAA